The Toxorhynchites rutilus septentrionalis strain SRP chromosome 3, ASM2978413v1, whole genome shotgun sequence genome includes a region encoding these proteins:
- the LOC129779705 gene encoding DNA topoisomerase 3-alpha encodes MIRSLSTLTVRRFKSVFRASDAPMKYLNVAEKNDAAKNIAALLSRGTARRREGLSPYNKIYEFDYNIRGQQVQMVMTSVSGHLLNYEFLPSFRGWHSCNPEQLFDAPVRKGCTENAEKIKKTLEREVRGAHTLVIWTDCDREGENIGFEIIEVCRAVKSQIRVLRAKFSEITAPSIKRAIENLAQPDDRQNDAVNVRSELDLRIGAAFTRFQTLRLQKVFPQKIVDSLISYGSCQIPTLGFVAQRYKEIENFIPQDFWKIKLNHTIDELTVEFNWARNRLFDKQCCEAYLMLCQSESLVKIVNVTKKPKSKWRPTAMDTIELEKLGSRKLKINAKQTMTIAEKLYTQGIISYPRTETNMFTQDMKLAPLVEMQTPNSNWGDFAQKVLQWGPNPRNGKKSDQAHPPIHPTKYVTNLSGDEAKVYELIVRHFLACVSKDAVGSETIVNAVLAEEEFTASGLCIHERNYLEVYPYERWNSKEIHPYRVGNTFEPTELSLHEGSTTAPNMLTEADLIALMEKHGIGTDATHAEHINTIKERGYIGEAERGFLVPGTLGMGLVEGYESMELPLAQPELRAGLEADLKLICEGRKDPGIVLSEQVQKYKEAYRVISEKARALDQAMGQRLNEVPGDAPSHQFNSNGSTIVEVCKCPKCSQMMCLKTKKNGTGFYLGCLGFPDCKNSVWFDENIKEASGTSEVCSRCGGTNKKMVVKFKHARFYGILGGVNNSSYKTCIVCDDKFREMLGIDTSLVKQFRSNGIRADVSISVRGNAPGNSNVRPTGGTSNRPTQNPPSGPVSGRGTNNNRNTNTGWGAGGSDDDDDFWGGGGGAISSGRTNPTTSSGWGSDWSTSNVSNTNSTNRPRGTNSNMNSKRPAPPPNIPNDNSEEVLCVCNLPAKQLTVKKDGPNKGRPFYRCSKDQQTQCDFFKWGDENSAPSGSSWGQSRPPPNRNESSFRGGSEWGRSDNAASGWSGSGTNSNAGRPKATRKCGLCRQEGHTKAKCPQRADMD; translated from the exons ATGATTCGTTCTTTGTCAACGCTAACCGTAAGAAGATTTAAATCCGTGTTTAGAGCCAGCGATGCACCAATGAAGTATCTTAACGTCGCCGAGAAAAATGATGCGGCTAAAAATATTGCCGCTCTGTTGTCGCGGGGAACTGCTCGACGC cgagAGGGCCTTTCTCCGTACAATAAAATCTACGAGTTTGACTACAACATCCGGGGGCAACAGGTTCAGATGGTTATGACCTCTGTATCTGGTCACTTACTAAACTACGAATTTTTGCCCTCATTCCGTGGATGGCACAGCTGCAATCCGGAGCAGTTGTTCGATGCCCCAGTTCGAAAGGGATGTACCGAAAACGCGGAGAAAATCAAGAAGACACTGGAGCGTGAGGTCCGCGGCGCTCACACCTTGGTTATATGGACCGATTGCGACCGGGAGGGCGAAAACATTGGATTCGAAATTATCGAGGTGTGTCGTGCAGTGAAATCGCAGATCCGTGTTTTGCGGGCAAAATTTTCCGAGATAACGGCCCCATCTATCAAGCGAGCCATCGAGAATCTTGCCCAACCGGACGATCGGCAGAATGACGCTGTCAACGTGAGGAGTGAGCTTGATCTCCGAATAGGAGCCGCATTTACACGCTTTCAAACGCTGCGACTGCAAAAAGTTTTCCCCCAGAAGATTGTTGACAGTTTGATCTCGTACGGAAGCTGCCAAATTCCCACTCTCGGTTTTGTTGCACAGCGGTATAAAGAAATTGAGAACTTTATTCCACAGGACTTCTGGAAGATTAAAC TAAATCATACGATTGACGAATTGACGGTTGAGTTCAATTGGGCCAGGAATCGTCTGTTTGACAAACAATGCTGTGAGGCATACCTGATGCTGTGTCAATCGGAGTCTTTGGTAAAGATTGTGAACGTCACGAAGAAACCGAAAAGTAAGTGGCGACCAACCGCAATGGACACAATCGAGCTGGAGAAGTTAGGTTCTAGGAAGCTTAAAATCAACGCAAAACAGACGATGACTATTGCTGAAAAACTGTACACTCAAG GTATCATAAGTTACCCACGCACGGAGACAAACATGTTCACCCAGGATATGAAGCTGGCCCCATTGGTTGAAATGCAAACTCCAAACTCCAATTGGGGTGATTTTGCGCAGAAAGTCCTCCAGTGGGGGCCTAATCCAAGGAATGGGAAAAAGTCCGACCAGGCCCATCCACCGATTCATCCGACAAAATATGTCACCAATCTAAGCGGGGATGAGGCAAAAGTTTACGAGCTGATTGTGAGACATTTCCTGGCCTGCGTGAGCAAGGATGCGGTTGGCTCTGAAACGATTGTCAACGCTGTGTTAGCGGAAGAGGAATTCACAGCGTCCGGGTTGTGTATCCACGAACGGAACTATTTGGAGGTTTACCCGTACGAACGATGGAACTCGAAAGAGATTCATCCATATCGGGTGGGCAATACGTTCGAACCAACGGAACTGAGTTTGCACGAAGGCTCAACAACGGCGCCCAACATGTTGACCGAAGCGGATCTTATTgcattgatggaaaaacatggCATAGGAACCGATGCGACGCACGCTGAACATATCAACACAATCAAGGAACGCGGATACATCGGGGAAGCCGAACGAGGGTTTCTCGTCCCGGGAACGCTGGGCATGGGCTTGGTTGAAGGTTACGAATCAATGGAGCTTCCGCTAGCGCAGCCTGAACTACGAGCAGGGCTCGAGGCAGATTTGAAGCTGATTTGCGAAGGAAGGAAGGACCCCGGGATAGTGCTGAGTGAACAGGTACAGAAATACAAGGAAGCTTACAGGGTTATATCCGAGAAGGCAAGGGCGTTAGATCAAGCGATGGGACAGCGCCTCAATGAAGTGCCCGGGGATGCTCCCAGTCATCAGTTCAACTCTAACGGATCCACCATTGTAGAAGTCTGCAAATGTCCGAAATGTTCACAAATGATGTGCCTTAAGACGAAAAAGAATGGAACCGGCTTCTATCTTGGCTGCCTCGGCTTCCCTGATTGTAAGAATAGCGTTTGGTTCGATGAGAACATAAAAGAAGCATCCGGAACAAGCGAAGTTTGCTCTCGGTGTGGTGGAACAAACAAGAAAATGGTCGTTAAATTTAAACATGCCCGCTTCTATGGGATCCTCGGTGGTGTAAATAACAGCTCATATAAAACGTGTATTGTGTGCGATGACAAATTCCGAGAAATGCTTGGAATCGATACCAGTCTTGTGAAGCAGTTCAGATCCAACGGTATTCGGGCAGATGTTTCCATTTCTGTTCGTGGAAATGCCCCTGGAAATTCGAATGTGCGACCAACGGGTGGCACTTCTAATCGACCAACTCAAAACCCTCCGAGTGGACCAGTGAGTGGCCGTGGAACAAATAACAATAGAAATACAAACACTGGTTGGGGTGCAGGTGGAagcgatgatgacgatgatttcTGGGGAGGTGGAGGTGGCGCAATTTCATCGGGACGAACAAACCCTACCACAAGCAGTGGATGGGGAAGTGATTGGAGTACATCTAACGTCAGCAATACGAATTCTACGAACAGGCCAAGAGGGACAAATTCCAATATGAATTCAAAGCGACCGGCTCCACCACCAAACATTCCAAATGACAATTCCGAAGAAGTTCTTTGCGTTTGCAACTTGCCGGCGAAACAGTTGACCGTTAAAAAGGATGGCCCCAATAAAGGACGACCATTCTATCGCTGCTCGAAAGACCAACAAACACAATGTGATTTCTTCAAGTGGGGTGACGAGAATTCCGCACCATCTGGGTCCTCCTGGGGTCAAAGTCGACCACCACCGAATAGAAACGAAAGCTCTTTCCGAGGTGGATCCGAATGGGGAAGGTCTGATAACGCAGCCTCAGGATGGAGTGGCAGTGGCACAAACTCAAACGCAGGACGACCGAAAGCAACCAGGAAATGTGGCCTTTGTCGACAGGAAGGACACACAAAAGCCAAATGCCCTCAAAGAGCGGATATGGATTAA